One part of the Roseomonas gilardii genome encodes these proteins:
- a CDS encoding heme NO-binding domain-containing protein, giving the protein MIGLIQSVLVDLLHEKGGETLLRDTLVLANLPPDTRFRIDRNYADGEFEHLLEAAIATTGLSRPALIEAYATAFLERAKTLFPGFFSLPGGARGFLRRQAAIHVSIAAGLRSPEERRDVKDKFHIEDGERGDLVVSYQSPSQLCDLYQALAHGAAREFGETLTLTELRCQHRDGGSGCVFRLSFPMMATAHE; this is encoded by the coding sequence TTGATCGGCCTGATACAATCCGTCCTAGTGGACCTCCTGCATGAAAAAGGCGGGGAAACCCTGCTGCGGGACACACTCGTCCTGGCGAACCTTCCCCCCGACACCAGGTTCCGGATCGACCGCAACTACGCGGATGGCGAGTTCGAGCACCTGCTGGAAGCGGCCATCGCGACCACGGGCCTGAGCCGGCCCGCGCTGATCGAAGCCTATGCCACGGCCTTCCTGGAACGGGCGAAGACGCTGTTCCCCGGCTTCTTCTCCCTGCCGGGCGGGGCACGGGGCTTCCTGCGGCGGCAGGCCGCCATCCATGTCAGCATCGCCGCCGGTCTGCGCAGCCCGGAGGAGCGGCGCGACGTCAAGGACAAGTTCCACATCGAGGATGGCGAGCGCGGCGACCTCGTCGTGTCCTACCAGTCCCCCAGCCAGCTCTGCGACCTCTACCAGGCCCTGGCGCATGGCGCGGCGCGGGAATTCGGAGAGACGCTGACCCTGACCGAACTGCGCTGCCAGCACCGCGACGGCGGCTCGGGATGCGTCTTCCGCCTCTCCTTCCCCATGATGGCCACCGCCCATGAATAG
- a CDS encoding putative bifunctional diguanylate cyclase/phosphodiesterase: MNSRPEAASRDTETLAADVSHIADQLSLTVDGNFDLHVSCESEEVSVQKLSMMVNFLLDNVRRALAAQREVQENLEHLVAQRTAQLSLILEGSNDGVWVWDIAGQTLALSARWLAISGLAGLPTEGNSVSVWFDHVHSHDRAGLHDAIRRHLEGLLPHVEAEYRMRSADGTSRWMLCRGVCRRDQRGEPLMLAGTQTDITLRRHLDPATGQPNEQFLLDRLAEMQEEGRDATLVLLGFDGQAQLAEALAPAQTREFLRLLLQRLTQCLPLAVPMALLPGKSVGVILPGGATEALALTETILTRLCEEPIQPGGAERRWLSPRAGVVPLRDMTGHEADAILSAAWTALRHAREGRRRERIAVYDPAQRRQSEKDLADEVRLREALDHTRVEAFFQPLIHLLDGTLAGFEALARMRAEDGTAVSPAEFIPVAERTGLIAALGAQILEQALARLAEWRRQGLVDGRATMSVNLAAAQIADPHLPRDLATALRRHGLPASCLKVEVTETVLVEDLDMALESLNAVRALGVRVALDDFGTGYSSLSYLRRLPVDILKIDRSFVTDINALSDKCAITGTICALGRTLGLELVAEGIETEAEEEALRAMGVQYAQGYLYSRPMSGGDIPAMIPRMLREIGAREMWESHSRQHGRNRAAMPGGV; this comes from the coding sequence ATGAATAGCCGGCCGGAGGCTGCATCCCGCGACACCGAAACCCTCGCGGCGGATGTCTCGCATATCGCGGACCAGCTCTCGCTCACGGTGGACGGCAATTTCGACCTCCATGTGAGTTGCGAGTCCGAAGAAGTCTCGGTCCAGAAGCTGTCCATGATGGTCAACTTCCTGCTGGACAACGTGCGCCGCGCCCTCGCCGCCCAGCGGGAGGTCCAGGAGAACCTGGAGCATCTGGTGGCGCAGCGGACCGCGCAGCTCAGCCTCATCCTGGAAGGCTCCAATGACGGGGTCTGGGTCTGGGACATCGCGGGGCAGACACTGGCCCTCTCGGCGCGCTGGCTGGCCATCAGCGGGCTGGCCGGGCTGCCCACGGAGGGCAATTCCGTCTCCGTCTGGTTCGACCATGTGCACAGCCATGACCGGGCCGGGCTGCACGATGCGATCCGCCGCCACCTCGAAGGGCTCTTGCCGCATGTGGAGGCCGAGTACCGCATGCGCTCCGCCGACGGCACCTCCCGCTGGATGCTCTGCCGCGGCGTCTGCCGCCGCGACCAGCGCGGCGAGCCTCTGATGCTGGCCGGCACCCAGACGGACATCACCCTGCGGCGGCACCTCGACCCCGCGACGGGCCAGCCCAACGAGCAGTTCCTGCTCGACCGCCTCGCCGAGATGCAGGAGGAGGGGCGGGATGCCACGCTCGTGCTGCTGGGCTTCGACGGGCAGGCGCAACTGGCGGAGGCCCTGGCACCGGCACAGACCCGGGAATTCCTCCGCCTCCTGCTGCAACGGCTCACACAGTGCCTGCCGCTGGCCGTGCCGATGGCGCTGCTGCCCGGCAAGTCCGTGGGCGTGATCCTGCCCGGCGGCGCGACGGAAGCACTGGCGCTGACGGAGACGATCCTGACCCGGCTCTGCGAGGAGCCGATCCAGCCGGGCGGCGCCGAGAGGCGCTGGCTTTCCCCCCGGGCCGGAGTGGTGCCGCTGCGGGACATGACAGGCCACGAGGCGGATGCCATCCTCTCCGCCGCCTGGACCGCGTTGCGGCATGCGCGCGAGGGGCGGCGGCGCGAACGCATCGCCGTTTACGATCCGGCGCAGCGCCGGCAGAGCGAGAAGGACCTGGCCGACGAGGTGCGGCTGCGCGAGGCACTGGACCATACCCGGGTGGAAGCCTTCTTCCAGCCGCTCATCCACCTCCTCGATGGAACCCTGGCCGGGTTCGAGGCACTGGCGCGGATGCGGGCGGAGGATGGCACGGCCGTGTCGCCGGCGGAGTTCATCCCCGTCGCCGAGCGGACCGGGCTGATCGCCGCACTCGGCGCGCAGATCCTGGAACAGGCGCTGGCCCGGCTGGCCGAGTGGCGCCGGCAGGGGCTGGTGGACGGGCGGGCGACCATGAGCGTGAACCTCGCCGCCGCGCAGATCGCCGACCCGCATCTGCCCCGCGACCTCGCGACGGCGCTGAGGCGGCATGGGCTGCCGGCCTCCTGCCTGAAGGTCGAAGTCACCGAGACGGTGCTGGTCGAGGACCTGGACATGGCGCTGGAAAGCCTGAACGCGGTGCGCGCGCTCGGGGTCCGCGTGGCGCTGGACGATTTCGGGACGGGCTATTCCTCGCTGAGCTATCTGCGGCGGCTGCCGGTGGACATCCTGAAGATCGACCGCAGCTTCGTCACCGATATCAACGCGCTGTCGGACAAGTGCGCGATCACCGGCACGATCTGCGCCCTGGGGCGAACCCTGGGGCTGGAACTCGTGGCCGAGGGCATCGAGACGGAGGCCGAGGAAGAGGCGCTGCGGGCAATGGGCGTGCAGTACGCACAGGGCTACCTCTACAGCAGGCCCATGTCCGGCGGCGATATCCCGGCGATGATCCCCCGGATGCTGCGGGAGATCGGAGCGCGGGAGATGTGGGAAAGCCACTCCCGGCAGCATGGGCGGAACCGGGCGGCCATGCCGGGCGGGGTCTGA
- a CDS encoding LysR family transcriptional regulator, whose product MTIGRRDGTPGPSQPDGARYDPAPFFPEVPTLLPKLPPLVALRAFHALASTGSIRAAGEALGVSHTVVSRHVHNLEQALGVPLVSPSGRGLALTAEGARFAARVAPHLAGLAEAAADLGRRRRPLTIRCVPGFSNVRVLPRLPELQRLLPGREVVLEPRLSRSRPEGVEVDVEVVYLEHLAVLPPLRSEALARPRVFPVMNREMHGRQSIRDIDDLLRLPMLHDESMDLWRHWLRAMRSRRQPFGACLGTAQLALDAARLGQGVALANELLVEDDLRDGRLVEPFPSEVRPKSYHVLADAARWEEEEIATVRAWFHGMCHAESNGANGTEKTPVLAK is encoded by the coding sequence ATGACGATCGGGCGGCGCGACGGCACCCCCGGCCCTTCGCAACCGGACGGGGCGCGGTATGATCCCGCCCCGTTCTTTCCGGAGGTGCCGACCCTGCTGCCGAAGCTCCCTCCCCTCGTGGCGCTGCGGGCCTTCCACGCGCTGGCCAGCACCGGCAGCATCCGCGCGGCGGGCGAGGCCCTGGGGGTCAGCCACACGGTGGTGTCCCGGCACGTCCACAACCTGGAACAGGCGCTCGGCGTGCCGCTCGTCAGCCCCTCCGGGCGCGGGCTGGCCCTGACGGCGGAGGGTGCGCGCTTCGCGGCGCGGGTGGCGCCGCATCTCGCGGGCTTGGCGGAGGCCGCCGCCGATCTCGGCCGCCGCCGGCGGCCGCTGACCATCCGCTGCGTGCCGGGCTTCTCCAACGTCCGGGTGCTGCCGCGCCTGCCGGAACTCCAGCGGCTGCTGCCGGGGCGGGAAGTGGTGCTGGAGCCGCGCCTCTCCCGCAGCCGCCCCGAAGGCGTCGAGGTGGATGTCGAGGTGGTCTATCTGGAACACCTCGCGGTGTTGCCGCCGCTGCGCAGCGAGGCGCTGGCACGGCCGCGCGTCTTTCCGGTGATGAACCGGGAGATGCACGGGCGGCAGAGCATCCGCGACATCGACGATCTCCTGCGCCTGCCGATGCTGCACGACGAATCCATGGACCTGTGGCGGCACTGGCTGCGCGCCATGCGCTCGCGCCGGCAGCCCTTCGGGGCCTGCCTCGGCACGGCGCAGCTCGCGCTGGATGCAGCGCGGCTGGGCCAGGGCGTAGCGCTGGCGAACGAGCTGCTGGTGGAGGACGACCTCCGCGACGGCCGGCTGGTGGAGCCCTTCCCCTCCGAGGTGCGGCCCAAATCCTACCACGTCCTGGCCGATGCGGCGCGATGGGAGGAAGAGGAGATCGCGACCGTGCGCGCCTGGTTCCATGGCATGTGCCACGCGGAATCAAACGGCGCGAATGGTACGGAAAAGACACCGGTCCTCGCCAAATAG
- a CDS encoding M20/M25/M40 family metallo-hydrolase yields MEKHEALRRHALDWIAANEARLSAFNARIWAHAEPAWREYRSVRDYVEILRAEGFEVEEGSGGMPTAFAARWTQGGDKGEGGPVLAGFSEYDAVPGNSQQAVPYPAPREGLHPYAAGHTDPHSVLGTASLAAMLAAKSAMQAHGIPGTLKLFGEPAEKVCGSKPFHAARGYYDGLDAAVVWHPWPLNTVTGETHFGAYWSAVISFESEAPERWVDPALMPIDAAHAVARSPGALDALCLMYTMTKYTKEAMFPHAGSWTLNEFVLGDAGATSDNLTPRFSQIQYSWRASALEIQEQIWRVLANNARQTAATTGCRAFVRWVTKTRVGLPNSAMTDITWRNLQAVGAPSYSGEALEFGREIQRNLGLAPMEDPFIAGVTKLTPPQEYEAAQRAGLPSWQKHLSADDYVEYSWHAPTVRLLAARPRLRPPSPGYSYPAWAYNALSGLPAAMDPGLFTAARTMALTLLDLAGRPDLLEAAQAEFRERTGGGVGGSRWVGPLLPPDLDPPVDLRWPEYVATARGEEWCFPTPHAGTGAGEPL; encoded by the coding sequence ATGGAAAAGCACGAGGCCCTGCGCCGGCACGCGCTGGACTGGATCGCCGCGAACGAGGCACGGCTCTCCGCTTTCAACGCGCGGATCTGGGCGCATGCCGAGCCCGCCTGGCGCGAGTACCGCTCGGTGCGGGACTATGTGGAGATCCTGCGCGCCGAGGGGTTCGAGGTCGAGGAAGGCTCGGGCGGCATGCCCACCGCCTTCGCCGCGCGCTGGACGCAAGGGGGCGACAAGGGCGAAGGCGGCCCGGTCCTGGCCGGCTTCTCGGAATACGACGCGGTGCCGGGCAATTCGCAGCAGGCCGTCCCCTACCCCGCCCCGCGCGAGGGCCTGCACCCCTATGCCGCCGGGCATACCGACCCGCATTCGGTGCTGGGCACCGCCTCGCTCGCCGCGATGCTGGCGGCGAAGTCGGCGATGCAGGCCCATGGCATCCCCGGCACGCTGAAGCTGTTCGGCGAGCCGGCGGAGAAGGTGTGTGGCTCCAAGCCCTTCCATGCCGCGCGGGGCTATTACGACGGGCTGGACGCGGCGGTGGTCTGGCATCCCTGGCCGCTGAACACGGTGACCGGGGAGACGCATTTCGGCGCCTACTGGAGCGCCGTGATCAGCTTCGAATCCGAGGCTCCCGAACGCTGGGTCGATCCCGCGCTGATGCCGATCGACGCGGCCCATGCGGTGGCGCGCTCGCCCGGCGCGCTGGACGCGCTGTGCCTGATGTACACGATGACGAAGTACACCAAGGAAGCGATGTTCCCGCATGCCGGCTCCTGGACGCTGAACGAGTTCGTCCTCGGCGATGCGGGCGCGACCTCGGACAACCTCACCCCCCGCTTCTCGCAGATCCAGTATTCCTGGCGTGCCTCGGCGCTGGAGATCCAGGAGCAGATCTGGCGCGTGCTGGCCAACAACGCGCGGCAGACGGCGGCGACCACGGGCTGCCGCGCCTTCGTGCGCTGGGTGACCAAGACGCGGGTCGGGCTGCCCAACAGTGCGATGACGGACATCACCTGGCGCAACCTCCAGGCCGTCGGCGCCCCCTCCTATTCCGGGGAGGCGCTGGAGTTCGGGCGGGAGATCCAGCGCAACCTGGGCCTGGCGCCGATGGAGGACCCCTTCATCGCGGGCGTGACGAAGCTGACGCCGCCGCAGGAATACGAGGCCGCGCAGCGCGCTGGCCTGCCCTCCTGGCAGAAGCATCTGAGCGCCGACGACTATGTCGAATATTCCTGGCACGCGCCCACGGTGCGGCTGCTGGCGGCGCGTCCCCGGCTGCGGCCGCCCTCGCCGGGCTACAGCTACCCGGCCTGGGCCTACAACGCGCTGAGCGGGCTGCCGGCAGCCATGGACCCGGGCCTGTTCACGGCGGCCCGCACCATGGCGCTGACGCTGCTCGATCTCGCCGGGCGGCCGGATCTGCTGGAGGCGGCACAGGCGGAATTCCGCGAACGCACGGGCGGCGGGGTGGGCGGTTCGCGCTGGGTGGGGCCGCTGCTGCCGCCCGACCTCGACCCGCCGGTGGACCTTCGCTGGCCGGAATACGTCGCCACGGCGCGGGGCGAGGAATGGTGCTTCCCGACGCCCCATGCCGGGACGGGGGCCGGGGAGCCGCTCTGA
- a CDS encoding ArgE/DapE family deacylase: MSDPQIDTQIAARIAEMVDRNFDAQIETTKRFSAIPSTRGAEGPAQDMMADLLRERGYTVDDWAIRMEDLADLPDCGVIEHDFSQARTVVGTLRPAQETGRSLILQGHCDVVPAGPLDMWETPPFSPVVKDGWMYGRGAGDMKSGTIAALYAVEAVRQAGYSLKGRLHFQSVIEEESTGVGALSTLQRGYRADCALLPEPSNRTITDVCVGVLWFRLKVRGIPAHVAYASDGSNAIKAAYRLIQGLEGLEADWNRRAKSDSHYGSMEHPLNFNPGIIKGGDWASSVPAWCDVDCRIAILPGWDVDACRKEIIDCVMATAKADPFLGNNPPEVVWSGYLSRGYVLENAEEPVALLRAANAAFGGGELRSRAGTGLNDARFYSLFYGIPAFCYGPKAEQVHGFNERVEIESIRGTTKSIAAFVAGWCGVERA, from the coding sequence ATGAGCGATCCCCAAATCGACACCCAGATCGCTGCCCGCATCGCCGAGATGGTGGACCGGAACTTCGACGCGCAGATCGAGACGACGAAGCGCTTCTCCGCCATCCCCAGCACACGCGGCGCCGAGGGCCCGGCCCAGGACATGATGGCCGACCTGCTGCGCGAGCGCGGCTACACGGTCGATGACTGGGCGATCCGGATGGAGGATCTCGCCGACCTGCCCGATTGCGGCGTGATCGAGCACGACTTCTCCCAGGCCCGGACCGTGGTGGGCACGCTGCGCCCGGCGCAGGAAACGGGACGCTCGCTGATCCTTCAGGGGCATTGCGACGTGGTGCCGGCAGGGCCGCTGGACATGTGGGAAACGCCGCCCTTCAGCCCGGTGGTGAAGGATGGCTGGATGTACGGGCGCGGTGCCGGCGACATGAAATCCGGCACCATCGCCGCGCTCTACGCGGTCGAGGCGGTGCGGCAGGCGGGCTACAGCCTCAAGGGGCGGCTGCACTTCCAGTCGGTGATCGAGGAGGAGAGCACCGGCGTCGGCGCGCTCTCGACATTGCAGCGCGGCTACCGCGCCGATTGCGCCCTGCTGCCGGAGCCGAGCAACCGGACGATCACCGATGTCTGCGTCGGCGTGCTGTGGTTCCGGCTGAAGGTGCGTGGCATCCCCGCGCATGTGGCCTATGCCAGCGACGGCTCCAACGCGATCAAGGCGGCCTACCGGCTGATCCAGGGGCTGGAAGGGTTGGAGGCGGACTGGAACCGCCGGGCGAAGAGCGACTCGCATTACGGTTCGATGGAGCATCCGCTGAACTTCAACCCGGGCATCATCAAGGGCGGCGACTGGGCCTCCTCCGTGCCGGCCTGGTGCGACGTGGACTGCCGCATCGCGATCCTGCCGGGCTGGGACGTCGATGCCTGCCGCAAGGAGATCATCGACTGTGTGATGGCCACGGCGAAGGCCGACCCCTTCCTCGGCAACAACCCGCCGGAGGTGGTCTGGTCGGGCTATCTCTCGCGCGGCTACGTGCTGGAGAATGCCGAGGAGCCGGTGGCTCTGCTGCGCGCGGCGAACGCGGCCTTCGGCGGCGGCGAGCTGCGCAGCCGCGCCGGCACCGGGCTGAACGACGCGCGCTTCTACAGCCTGTTCTACGGCATCCCGGCCTTCTGCTACGGGCCGAAGGCGGAACAGGTCCATGGCTTCAACGAGCGCGTGGAGATCGAATCCATCCGCGGCACCACCAAGAGCATCGCCGCCTTCGTCGCAGGCTGGTGCGGCGTCGAGCGCGCCTGA
- a CDS encoding ABC transporter substrate-binding protein, with protein sequence MQRRSLLKGSGAILGGAAASLAAPAKLRAASQTTLRFIPQIDLVYLDPVYTTPYVSRNHGYLVFDTLYGMDGNFQPQPQMLEGHSIGNDGKQWDLTLRPGLLWHDGEKVLARDCVASIQRWAKRDPFGATLMATTDELSAPDDRTIRFRLKRPFPLLPVALGKTPSPMCAMMPERLAKTDAFQQVPELVGSGPFRFKADERVPGARNVYEKFAGYRPREGGTPDWTAGPKIVHYDRVVWNTMPDIGTATAALQNGEQDWMEYAYHDMLPLLRGMRDVTVQVPDPTGLVTMLRVNHLQPPFNNPAIRRALLPAIDQTAYMQALTGGDPALFHVPVGFFCPNTPMATEAGLEVFNPPHDFAKVKAELIAAGYKGEKVVLMVPADSPTLKSQGDVAADMLKQVGFNVDYLALDWGTMLTRRNRKDGAEQGGWNAFVTSWAGTDWLNPAGHIALRGNGEAGYAGWSTSPRTEELRDAWFQAPDEAAQKAICAEIQKQCLTDVPYYPLGQYIQPTAYRKSITGVLKGFPTFWNVRPA encoded by the coding sequence ATGCAGAGACGCAGCCTGCTCAAGGGAAGTGGCGCGATCCTGGGAGGAGCGGCGGCCTCGCTCGCCGCGCCGGCGAAGCTGCGCGCGGCGTCGCAGACCACGCTGCGCTTCATCCCGCAGATCGACCTCGTCTATCTCGACCCGGTCTATACGACGCCCTACGTGTCGCGGAACCACGGCTATCTCGTCTTCGACACGCTCTACGGCATGGACGGCAACTTCCAGCCGCAGCCGCAGATGCTGGAGGGGCACAGCATCGGCAATGACGGGAAGCAATGGGACCTGACGCTCCGCCCCGGCCTGCTCTGGCATGACGGGGAGAAGGTGCTGGCGCGGGACTGCGTCGCCTCGATCCAGCGCTGGGCCAAGCGCGACCCCTTCGGCGCCACGCTCATGGCCACCACGGACGAGCTTTCCGCGCCCGACGACCGCACCATCCGCTTCCGGCTGAAGCGGCCTTTCCCGCTGCTGCCGGTGGCGCTGGGCAAGACGCCCTCCCCCATGTGCGCGATGATGCCGGAACGGCTGGCGAAGACCGATGCCTTCCAGCAGGTGCCAGAGCTGGTCGGCAGCGGCCCCTTCCGCTTCAAGGCGGATGAGCGCGTGCCCGGCGCGCGCAACGTCTATGAGAAATTCGCCGGCTACAGGCCGCGCGAGGGCGGCACGCCGGACTGGACGGCCGGGCCGAAGATCGTCCACTACGACCGCGTGGTCTGGAACACCATGCCGGATATCGGCACCGCCACCGCCGCCCTGCAGAATGGCGAGCAGGACTGGATGGAATACGCCTATCACGACATGCTGCCCCTGCTGCGCGGCATGCGGGACGTCACGGTCCAGGTGCCGGACCCGACCGGGCTGGTGACGATGTTGCGCGTCAACCATCTCCAGCCCCCCTTCAACAACCCCGCCATCCGGCGCGCGCTTCTGCCCGCGATCGACCAGACCGCCTACATGCAGGCGCTGACCGGCGGCGATCCCGCGCTGTTCCATGTGCCGGTCGGCTTCTTCTGCCCGAACACGCCGATGGCGACCGAGGCGGGGCTGGAGGTGTTCAACCCCCCGCATGACTTCGCGAAGGTGAAGGCCGAGCTGATCGCCGCCGGCTACAAGGGCGAGAAGGTGGTGCTGATGGTGCCGGCCGACAGCCCGACGCTGAAGTCGCAGGGCGATGTCGCGGCGGACATGCTGAAGCAGGTGGGCTTCAACGTCGACTACCTCGCGCTGGACTGGGGCACGATGCTGACGCGCCGCAACCGCAAGGACGGGGCCGAGCAGGGCGGCTGGAACGCCTTCGTGACGAGCTGGGCGGGAACGGACTGGCTGAATCCGGCGGGCCATATCGCGCTGCGCGGCAATGGGGAGGCGGGCTATGCCGGCTGGTCCACCAGCCCGCGCACGGAGGAGCTGCGCGACGCCTGGTTCCAGGCGCCGGACGAGGCGGCGCAGAAGGCGATCTGCGCCGAGATCCAGAAGCAGTGCCTGACCGACGTGCCCTACTACCCGCTGGGCCAGTACATCCAGCCCACCGCCTATCGCAAGTCGATCACCGGGGTGCTGAAGGGCTTCCCGACCTTCTGGAACGTGCGGCCGGCCTGA
- a CDS encoding bifunctional aspartate transaminase/aspartate 4-decarboxylase, whose amino-acid sequence MAQIDYARLAQLSPFELKDTLIGLASSQASRTMLNAGRGNPNFLATLPRQAFFALGRFAVEESEMSFSYMPEGVGGLPHLEGITARFESFVARHHDDPGTAFLRRAVSYVRDQIGLPEPEFVHEITEAILGCEYPVPPRMLKLTEKVVREYIVKEMVGGLLSSADVDLFAVEGGTAAMTYIFNSLRENRLIAPGDKVAIGMPVFTPYIEIPELADYQLVEVPVNADPEMGWQFPQAELDKLADPAVKVFFVTNPSNPPSVKIDAKGLEAIAAIVAEKRPDLIILTDDVYGTFADDFESLFARCPRNTALVYSFSKYFGATGWRLGVIAMHRDNMLDRALAGLPEEDRKALDERYRSLTPEPRKLAFLDRLVADSRSVALNHTAGLSTPQQVQMLLFSLFALMDGKDSYKAALKKVIRSRKKALYRELGVPIDDDVNSVDYYTLIDLERVTLGLYGRDFADWVRDTQNPTEILFRVAAETGIVLLPGKGFGAPHPSGRASLANLNEYQYAAIGRSLRGLAAEMHEAFLKSGGRREAAPQVAPQVAPQVAPQVAPLAAPIAGTRTSQEEGGKQGGVAKGSG is encoded by the coding sequence ATGGCCCAGATCGACTATGCCCGCCTCGCGCAGCTCAGCCCCTTCGAGCTGAAGGACACGCTGATCGGCCTCGCTTCCAGCCAGGCCAGCCGCACCATGCTCAATGCCGGGCGCGGCAACCCGAACTTCCTCGCCACCCTGCCGCGACAGGCCTTCTTCGCCCTGGGCCGCTTCGCGGTGGAGGAATCGGAGATGTCCTTCTCCTACATGCCCGAGGGCGTGGGCGGCCTGCCGCATCTGGAGGGCATCACCGCCCGCTTCGAGAGCTTCGTCGCCCGCCACCACGACGATCCGGGCACCGCCTTCCTGCGCCGCGCCGTTTCTTATGTGCGCGACCAGATCGGCTTGCCGGAGCCGGAATTCGTCCACGAGATCACGGAGGCCATTCTCGGCTGCGAATACCCCGTGCCGCCGCGCATGCTGAAACTGACCGAGAAGGTGGTGCGCGAATACATCGTGAAGGAGATGGTGGGCGGCCTGCTTTCCTCCGCCGATGTCGATCTCTTCGCGGTGGAAGGCGGCACCGCCGCCATGACCTATATCTTCAATTCGCTGCGCGAGAACCGGCTGATCGCGCCCGGCGACAAGGTCGCCATCGGCATGCCGGTCTTCACCCCCTATATCGAGATTCCGGAGCTCGCCGACTATCAGCTCGTCGAGGTGCCGGTGAATGCCGATCCGGAGATGGGCTGGCAGTTCCCGCAGGCGGAGCTGGACAAGCTCGCCGATCCGGCTGTGAAGGTCTTCTTCGTCACCAATCCCAGCAACCCGCCCTCGGTGAAGATCGATGCGAAGGGGCTGGAGGCCATCGCCGCCATTGTCGCGGAGAAGCGGCCGGACCTGATTATCCTCACCGACGATGTCTATGGCACCTTCGCCGACGATTTCGAATCCCTCTTCGCCCGATGCCCGCGCAACACCGCGCTGGTCTATTCCTTCTCCAAGTATTTCGGCGCCACCGGCTGGCGGCTGGGCGTGATCGCCATGCACCGCGACAACATGCTGGACCGCGCCCTGGCCGGGTTGCCGGAGGAGGACAGGAAGGCGCTCGACGAGCGCTACCGCAGCCTCACCCCGGAGCCGCGCAAGCTCGCCTTTCTCGACCGGCTGGTGGCGGACAGCCGCAGCGTCGCGCTGAACCACACGGCGGGGCTTTCCACCCCACAGCAGGTGCAGATGCTGCTTTTCTCGCTTTTCGCGCTGATGGACGGCAAGGACAGCTACAAGGCCGCGCTGAAGAAGGTCATCCGCAGCCGCAAGAAGGCGCTCTATCGTGAACTCGGCGTGCCGATCGACGACGATGTCAATTCGGTGGACTACTACACGTTGATCGACCTGGAGAGGGTGACGCTCGGACTCTATGGCCGCGACTTCGCGGACTGGGTGCGGGACACGCAGAACCCGACCGAGATCCTGTTCCGCGTCGCCGCCGAGACCGGCATCGTCCTGCTGCCCGGCAAGGGCTTCGGCGCTCCGCATCCCTCGGGCCGTGCCTCCCTGGCCAATCTGAACGAGTACCAGTACGCCGCCATCGGCCGGTCGCTGCGCGGCCTCGCGGCCGAAATGCACGAGGCCTTCCTGAAATCCGGTGGACGGCGCGAGGCCGCCCCCCAGGTCGCCCCCCAGGTCGCCCCCCAGGTCGCCCCCCAGGTCGCCCCCCTGGCCGCTCCGATCGCCGGGACCCGGACATCCCAGGAGGAAGGCGGAAAGCAGGGAGGGGTGGCCAAAGGTTCCGGCTGA